CATAATCTCCCTTTTCCAGATGCCTGTTCGCAGCATGAAATGTGTTCAGGCCCTGCATGAATTTTGTTTGAGAGCCGCCATGACCCCTGAAGCCATCATTGAAACCCTGAAAACGCTGGTCGACACCGACAAGGTTCGTACCGACAGTGAGTCACTGACCACTTGGGGCAAGGACTGGACCAAGCAGTTCGAGCCGGCCCCGCTGGCCATCGTGTTCCCCAAGAGCACCGAGCAGGTCCAGGCCCTGGTGCGCTTCGCCAATGAACATAAACTGGCGTTGACCCCGTCCGGCGGCCGCACCGGTTTGTCGGCCGCTGCAGTGGCCGCGAATGGCGAAATCGTGGTGTCCTTCGATTACATGAACCGGATTCTCGATTTCAATGCCTATGATCGCACCGTCACCTGCCAGCCGGGCGTGGTAACTGCGCAGCTGCAGCAGTATGCCGAAGAACAGGGCCTGTATTACCCCGTGGACTTTGCCTCCGCGGGCTCCAGCCAGATCGGCGGCAATATCGGCACCAACGCTGGCGGCATCAAGGTTATCCGCTATGGCATGACTCGCAACTGGGTGGCCGGCCTCAAGGTGGTGACCGGCGCCGGCGAGTTGCTCGAACTGAACAAGGGGCTGATCAAGAACGCCACTGGCTACGACCTTCGTCAGCTGTTCATCGGTGCTGAAGGCACCTTGGGCTTCGTCGTCGAGGCGACCATGCGCCTGGAACGGGCACCGAAGAATCTCACCGCGATGGTTCTGGGCACTCCGGATTTCGACTCCATCATGCCGGTACTGCATGCCTTCCAGGGCAAGCTGGACCTGACCGCTTTCGAGTTCTTCTCCGACAAGGCCATGGCCAAGATAATGGACCGCGGCGACGTACCCGCGCCCTTCGAGACCGACTGCGCCTTCTATGCCCTGCTGGAATTCGAGGCGGTGAGCGAGGAGATCGCCAACCAGGCACTGGAAACCTTCGAGTACTGCGTGGAGCAGGGCTGGGTACTGGATGGCGTCATGAGCCAGAGCGAGCAACAGTTGCAGAATCTGTGGAAGCTGCGCGAGTTCATCTCCGAGACCATCTCCCACTGGACGCCGTACAAGAACGACATCTCGGTGACCATCAGCCAGGTACCCGCCTTCCTGCGGGACATCGACGCTGTCGTCGGCGAACATTACCCCGATTTCGAGATCGTCTGGTTCGGCCACATCGGCGACGGCAACCTGCACTTGAATATCCTCAAGCCCGACGCCATGCCCAAGGAAGAGTTCTTTGCCAAGTGCGCCAGCGTCAACCAGTGGGTGTTCGAGATCGTCCAGCGCTACAACGGCTCGATCTCCGCCGAACATGGCATGGGCATGA
Above is a genomic segment from Halopseudomonas litoralis containing:
- a CDS encoding FAD-binding oxidoreductase, which translates into the protein MTPEAIIETLKTLVDTDKVRTDSESLTTWGKDWTKQFEPAPLAIVFPKSTEQVQALVRFANEHKLALTPSGGRTGLSAAAVAANGEIVVSFDYMNRILDFNAYDRTVTCQPGVVTAQLQQYAEEQGLYYPVDFASAGSSQIGGNIGTNAGGIKVIRYGMTRNWVAGLKVVTGAGELLELNKGLIKNATGYDLRQLFIGAEGTLGFVVEATMRLERAPKNLTAMVLGTPDFDSIMPVLHAFQGKLDLTAFEFFSDKAMAKIMDRGDVPAPFETDCAFYALLEFEAVSEEIANQALETFEYCVEQGWVLDGVMSQSEQQLQNLWKLREFISETISHWTPYKNDISVTISQVPAFLRDIDAVVGEHYPDFEIVWFGHIGDGNLHLNILKPDAMPKEEFFAKCASVNQWVFEIVQRYNGSISAEHGMGMTKRDYLGYSRSAEEIAVMKAVKAVFDPNGIMNPGKIFPA